The nucleotide sequence AGATGCCGACATGACATTCACGTCGCGGATTCACGCCCATTTCCGCTGTGAGCACCCAAAGGATGGCATTGAGAGAAACCTCTCCTGTCGGCAAATGAGCATTACGGACTTCCTCCCGTATGACGTCTGTCCCGTGCTCCAAGCGCAGATGGAAAATTACGACAGGGCTGTTGCCGCGGGGATGCCAATGGTACAACAGCACTTCTCTTCCCTCAGCATCATGAATTTCATAGGAATAACTTCCGACGATCATCCGCCAAGACGAACTCTGCTCACATTTAGGCCCTGGATCTCCTTGTTGAGTTGTCGGTGCGGAAGCTTCCGCATCGCTTGACAAGAGCGCTGGTGCCCGGACCATCAAGCCTCTCCCGAAGCCCAGCAGGAACTGTGACAACGAGGACTTTCATCTGGTTGACGGCCTGGGTACGGGCCACTACAGCTGAGTTCTTGGCGCTCTTGAGCATACGGATCATCTCGACTTCGCCCTCGCCAGACTTGGGAGTCGCGTCGGCGACACCGGCAAGCACTGAGCGCGCTGCAACCTCCGCATCAGTGGGGGCACTCTTCCCCTTGCGATGGCGGACAGAACGGTCCTGCCTGTTGACCTCGACGACCGTATAGTTACTGCCGGTCAGGAAGCGCGTGAGTCCTGCACCGTAGGAACCGGAGCCTTCTATGCCGAACGCCTGAATCTGTCCCAAGCTGCGGGACCACCGCTCAAACTCCTCGTACCCGCATACGGCGACGGGCACCTGCTTCTCGTCAAGCAGGACACCTCGCCCCTCTCACCCACCTGACAAACTGACACGTTTGCAAGGCAAACACAACATACAAGGTGTCCACGCTGTTCAAAGCGCGACTACACTTTTGCTCCACCGCAAAAGAAAACCTCGATATCGCATCGGTTGAGTTGAAGTCGAAACGCTGATGGTAGTAGGCTACTTGGTACCTAGGATGTGTTTGTTCATCCAACCTAGCAGTCGCGAAAGATACGCCTCCCTGAGCTTGGGGTGACCGGTCCTGACGAAGCCGTGGGAGCTGTCCGGGAACCGGACGAACTCGACTTCCTTACCCAGCCGTTTGAGCGTCACGAAATACTGCTCAGACTGCTCTATCGGACAGCGATGGTCGGCCTCGCCGTGCATGAGAAGCACCGGAGTTTCGACATTAGGCGCGTATGTAAGGGGAGAATGTTCGAGGAATGCGTCCAGCGCGTCCCAGCGATTGCCACCCCACTGTACCTCTCCGAACCTGACGCCT is from Chloroflexota bacterium and encodes:
- a CDS encoding IS110 family transposase, with translation MLDEKQVPVAVCGYEEFERWSRSLGQIQAFGIEGSGSYGAGLTRFLTGSNYTVVEVNRQDRSVRHRKGKSAPTDAEVAARSVLAGVADATPKSGEGEVEMIRMLKSAKNSAVVARTQAVNQMKVLVVTVPAGLRERLDGPGTSALVKRCGSFRTDNSTRRSRA